The proteins below come from a single uncultured Dethiosulfovibrio sp. genomic window:
- a CDS encoding Mur ligase family protein — MIAVLVTGSRGKSTVVRMIHRAMVACGLRAYGRITGVIPRTLTPSEEVPILRYSGAHVEEMRWWIASLPPDAQGVVMENSAVSPELQHLAGSWLKPSVTVLTNVRPDHQDMWGDGEDNAAKALLKGIPKGSTVVLGQEVASCPLAMALIDDGKWDVAVAPTTFGDTSYRASNESIALRACEVLCLDREVCLSAIRSLEADLADFSLLKIDCGELAFAFSANDLTTTEDLFRSLGWRREDVTVIFNHRRDRPERFRVFRPWLDREGWKERIVIGDRPFFIGRSRYVRCLGAEDLRALVDSKGLVFGCGNVVYGAPLELKLFRR, encoded by the coding sequence GTGATCGCCGTCTTAGTGACAGGAAGCAGAGGAAAGAGCACGGTGGTCAGGATGATCCACCGTGCTATGGTGGCCTGTGGCCTGAGGGCCTACGGGAGGATAACCGGGGTTATCCCCAGGACTTTAACCCCTTCAGAGGAGGTGCCTATCTTACGTTATTCCGGTGCCCACGTGGAGGAGATGAGATGGTGGATAGCCTCCCTTCCTCCGGACGCTCAGGGAGTGGTCATGGAGAACAGCGCCGTTTCGCCGGAGCTTCAGCATCTGGCGGGATCCTGGCTAAAACCCTCTGTTACCGTACTGACCAACGTCAGGCCGGACCATCAGGATATGTGGGGTGACGGCGAGGATAACGCCGCAAAGGCCCTCTTAAAAGGAATTCCTAAAGGGAGCACGGTGGTCCTAGGGCAGGAGGTTGCCTCCTGCCCTTTGGCTATGGCTCTTATCGATGATGGAAAGTGGGATGTGGCGGTAGCTCCTACTACCTTTGGAGATACCTCCTACCGAGCCTCCAACGAGTCTATCGCTCTGAGGGCCTGCGAGGTCCTTTGCCTGGATAGAGAGGTGTGTCTTAGTGCGATAAGATCCCTTGAGGCAGATCTGGCCGATTTCTCCCTGTTAAAAATCGATTGTGGGGAGCTGGCCTTCGCCTTCTCCGCCAACGACCTGACCACCACTGAAGACCTCTTTCGATCCCTTGGCTGGAGGAGGGAGGACGTTACAGTTATCTTCAACCACAGGCGAGACAGGCCAGAGAGGTTCAGGGTTTTCAGGCCCTGGCTGGATCGGGAAGGCTGGAAAGAGCGAATAGTCATCGGCGACAGGCCATTTTTCATCGGCAGATCCCGATACGTCAGGTGTTTAGGTGCCGAAGATCTCAGGGCCCTGGTCGATTCAAAAGGGCTGGTATTCGGCTGCGGAAACGTGGTCTACGGAGCTCCTCTGGAGCTTAAACTTTTTAGGAGATGA
- a CDS encoding HD-GYP domain-containing protein, with amino-acid sequence MSLKEVRKRSVLMVFLALLVLSLAIFGLSLLRAQNLHDSRTDRTLGELAQEMEDRMAFTDAFLNFASLEYMKNPAMDNIKVRELILCSSDGEVLEVFKGNIRPGMTFPEGLLSGKWEVSSFLAQPASPRLIKSVLRDGNWLIAGFDSRVFLYSPFSKFMEGENLVLVDKDGTVMASWGSNLASVGGCLPVNFLGHRRFDGIWGGERIGIHSVQLGEGLSLALLCPRDLIRYDSALKALLWSSLFLCLVAPFVALFWIVLNRITSSLDLSVKRISFLAEDISSEDNPVESIPRIFSAIETFRGDRAPFEEHGKLLAAFEKLLQVISDQGENLTALYEEAIAMEAQVRESNDELNLASDRLDSLMNLSKDIGASSSLDGTVGAIISNLERTFSCSFVGVVALEEDIPFLWGSSGEPPFSLDRKSLVDMVFPFVDKEEEIVQPVGDMVRFTVPVRFMGRLVGLVLLVQEESSRNGGSIVEVLRRFVLPLGGLFQAHSMVREVRKSFHYLATRMQGLTESYHEETGSHLLRVGEYSAFIASTLGMADEYVEDIRIYSQLHDIGKLRISHRILAKPGALTAEEFAIIRNHTVYGADILGDSEWLEMARQLAMTHHEKWDGSGYPKGLKGEDIPISGRIVAIADIYDALRDARGYKPAFSHEKACEIILQGDGRVQPEHFDPDILEIFRLNHRVFEGIYAKIKE; translated from the coding sequence ATGAGCCTGAAAGAGGTCCGTAAAAGATCGGTGTTAATGGTGTTTCTCGCTTTGTTGGTTCTCTCTCTGGCCATTTTCGGCCTGTCCCTCCTGAGGGCTCAAAACCTTCACGATAGCAGGACTGATCGTACTTTAGGTGAATTGGCTCAGGAGATGGAGGACCGAATGGCCTTCACCGACGCTTTTTTAAACTTCGCATCTCTGGAGTACATGAAAAATCCGGCGATGGATAACATCAAGGTCAGAGAGCTCATCCTCTGTTCCTCCGATGGGGAGGTTTTGGAGGTCTTTAAGGGCAACATCAGACCCGGTATGACATTCCCTGAAGGACTGCTCTCGGGCAAATGGGAGGTCTCGTCGTTCTTGGCTCAGCCCGCCTCCCCTAGACTCATTAAATCCGTCTTGAGGGACGGAAACTGGCTTATAGCCGGTTTCGACAGCAGGGTGTTTCTCTACTCCCCTTTCTCCAAGTTTATGGAGGGAGAGAACCTGGTGTTAGTCGATAAAGACGGTACGGTAATGGCTTCCTGGGGTAGTAATCTAGCCTCCGTTGGAGGATGTCTGCCTGTGAATTTTCTAGGTCACAGGAGGTTCGACGGGATATGGGGTGGGGAGCGTATAGGGATTCACTCCGTTCAGCTGGGAGAAGGGCTCTCCCTTGCGTTGCTGTGTCCCAGGGATCTCATAAGGTACGACTCCGCTCTAAAGGCCCTCCTGTGGTCGTCTCTGTTTCTATGCCTTGTCGCGCCTTTTGTCGCCCTGTTTTGGATCGTCCTCAACAGAATAACCTCCAGTCTAGATCTATCGGTTAAAAGGATATCCTTCCTGGCGGAGGATATTTCCTCGGAAGACAATCCGGTGGAGTCTATCCCCAGGATCTTTTCCGCCATAGAGACCTTCAGAGGAGATAGAGCCCCTTTTGAGGAGCACGGAAAGCTTCTCGCTGCCTTCGAAAAGCTGCTTCAGGTTATCTCCGACCAGGGGGAGAACCTGACTGCCCTCTACGAGGAGGCCATAGCTATGGAGGCCCAGGTCAGGGAGAGCAACGACGAACTGAATCTCGCCAGCGATAGACTGGACAGCCTGATGAACCTCTCCAAGGATATAGGAGCATCTTCCTCCCTTGACGGCACAGTGGGAGCCATAATTTCAAACCTGGAGAGGACCTTTTCCTGCTCCTTTGTCGGGGTGGTTGCTCTTGAGGAGGATATTCCCTTTCTGTGGGGTAGTTCAGGCGAGCCCCCCTTTTCACTGGATCGGAAATCCCTCGTGGATATGGTCTTCCCCTTTGTGGACAAAGAGGAGGAGATCGTCCAGCCCGTAGGGGATATGGTCAGGTTTACCGTTCCCGTTAGGTTTATGGGGCGATTGGTAGGGTTGGTTCTCCTGGTGCAGGAGGAATCCTCCAGAAACGGCGGCTCTATAGTCGAGGTCCTCCGTCGTTTTGTCCTCCCTCTCGGAGGATTGTTTCAGGCTCACAGCATGGTCAGGGAGGTAAGAAAATCCTTCCACTACCTGGCGACCAGGATGCAAGGGCTTACCGAGTCCTATCACGAGGAGACTGGGAGCCATCTGCTAAGGGTCGGCGAGTACTCCGCCTTTATAGCCAGTACCTTAGGTATGGCCGACGAATACGTGGAGGACATAAGGATATACAGCCAGCTCCACGACATAGGAAAACTCAGGATATCCCACAGGATATTGGCTAAGCCCGGTGCCTTGACCGCCGAGGAATTCGCCATTATCCGTAACCACACCGTATACGGTGCGGATATCCTTGGAGACTCGGAGTGGCTTGAGATGGCCCGACAGCTGGCTATGACCCACCATGAAAAATGGGATGGCTCAGGTTACCCTAAAGGTCTCAAAGGGGAGGACATCCCCATCAGCGGCAGGATAGTCGCTATCGCCGACATCTACGATGCCCTTAGAGATGCCAGAGGGTACAAGCCTGCCTTTTCCCACGAAAAGGCCTGCGAGATCATCCTCCAGGGGGATGGCCGGGTCCAGCCGGAACACTTCGATCCCGATATCCTGGAGATTTTCAGGCTAAACCACAGGGTTTTCGAGGGTATATACGCAAAAATTAAGGAATGA
- a CDS encoding ABC transporter substrate-binding protein has translation MRSFLAVVAAVMGWMAFSGSSFVNPMVTVGVAYSTDPESVIPEGRMVSAFKAYVDWHRESGRGFRYRLLTEGYDHDPMSAIERLKDRGAKVVVGFPFSSQALKARELAERLRIPVLSTVASSPHLSGIDDWFFRVKEEFTQETVIIASIAKSLGVRSLAGIWSGTNYPYSVGSIKEVLSNTDIRFTGLFRFPEDCDFLQAYPIDPPEAVLIYADPSVSFWTVQFVRSLWPDSRIFMSRWSLFENHRYLTSVKNASFYYTEAYDPLGEVQGDFADYWRSITSQDFSVSVRYSYGAMEFLSQVFSVNPSLSGRALRDAMSVPREIPSLGWTIRTDRFGDSLPESKGYLFEDGEFREVEL, from the coding sequence ATGAGATCTTTTCTGGCTGTGGTAGCTGCGGTTATGGGGTGGATGGCTTTCAGCGGCTCCTCTTTTGTGAATCCCATGGTCACAGTCGGGGTTGCCTACAGCACCGACCCCGAATCGGTTATCCCTGAGGGACGGATGGTCTCCGCCTTTAAAGCCTACGTGGACTGGCATAGGGAATCAGGACGAGGCTTTAGATATCGACTACTTACAGAAGGTTATGACCACGACCCTATGTCGGCTATAGAGAGGCTTAAGGACCGTGGGGCCAAGGTGGTTGTGGGGTTCCCTTTTTCTAGCCAGGCACTTAAAGCGAGAGAGCTGGCGGAAAGATTGCGCATCCCTGTCCTATCCACCGTGGCATCGTCGCCCCACCTTTCCGGCATAGATGACTGGTTTTTCAGGGTAAAAGAGGAGTTCACTCAGGAGACGGTCATAATAGCCTCTATCGCAAAGTCCCTCGGTGTCCGGTCTTTAGCGGGTATCTGGTCCGGCACGAACTATCCCTACTCGGTGGGGTCCATCAAGGAGGTCCTGTCGAATACCGACATCCGGTTTACCGGTCTTTTCCGGTTTCCCGAAGACTGCGATTTTCTACAGGCCTACCCTATAGATCCTCCTGAGGCTGTCCTGATATACGCCGATCCATCGGTATCTTTCTGGACGGTCCAGTTCGTTCGGTCCCTGTGGCCCGATTCCAGGATTTTCATGTCTCGGTGGAGTCTCTTTGAAAACCATAGATACCTTACCTCCGTAAAAAATGCGAGCTTCTATTACACCGAGGCCTACGACCCTCTAGGAGAGGTTCAGGGGGATTTCGCCGATTACTGGAGATCCATAACCTCTCAGGATTTTTCCGTTTCCGTTCGATATAGCTACGGAGCCATGGAGTTTCTGTCTCAGGTCTTCAGCGTCAATCCCTCCCTGTCCGGTCGTGCCTTACGGGACGCTATGTCCGTTCCTAGGGAAATTCCCTCCTTGGGCTGGACGATCAGGACCGACCGATTTGGGGATTCTCTTCCCGAAAGCAAGGGTTATCTTTTTGAGGATGGCGAGTTTAGGGAGGTGGAGCTTTGA
- a CDS encoding histidine kinase dimerization/phosphoacceptor domain -containing protein has translation MKDISKCLVMIVDDSVDDIDRLVDLLSPMCEVAVALDGHSSLAVAEKFVPDLFLINVTMSGMSGFDLCRIVKSSRDLTHVPVMFLSGQFDLQSRHKGLSLGAVDYVCKPYDALELRLRIESHLRLKVARESLETKNDMLEQEVLKRTEDLRYAMERLETSEEEFRSLAEGLPDVVFRVGSDERFRYVSGALRSFMGREPSDLIGKTMEESGFADLFPGSDLDSLKSILRSGEKVYFESPVRIGDQFKGVAEIRVVPEREGSSVVSALGIVRDISHQRAVEERYSRLFSMMKDGLVLVELDPYERFKILDCNTSFYSMMSHSKPLIGRLLSDLLPSTSQLWTGAIEKVVASGGAVTVEGHCGEMGLILETVIYLAGPDTCVCIVRDVTEQREAQERLTSQGEFLGSLVENMPVGVFAKDMSAGGIYVIWNSRMADITGIDCEQALGASESDVFDKEVSEKLLEDGNLTFKKGYPLMFEYDRFFTGRTARGECHLKVVRVPIFSEDGSPSVLLGMVEDVTGLIVANERLEESLKDKDMLIQEVHHRVKNNLQVMASLISLQASRASDPSLVEVLQDSRSRIMAMAYVHELLYRNTHFSSLKIADYLSELSSALSSTYSLGRDIGISLNADDTGLSVDKAVPCGLIVNELVTNSLKHGFVGRDSGNISISVRTVEGKVIMEVSDDGVGTLDKIGDRSGLGMTIVNGLVRQLGARMTVDDGDGLSFKIEFPAEVELR, from the coding sequence GTGAAAGATATCTCGAAATGTCTGGTGATGATCGTCGACGATTCTGTGGACGATATCGATAGGTTGGTGGATCTGTTGTCCCCTATGTGCGAGGTGGCCGTCGCCCTTGATGGACACTCTTCCTTGGCTGTAGCTGAGAAATTCGTTCCCGACCTTTTCTTGATAAACGTCACTATGTCAGGTATGTCTGGCTTTGACCTTTGTAGGATAGTCAAGTCCTCTCGGGATCTTACCCATGTGCCGGTAATGTTTTTATCCGGTCAGTTCGATCTTCAAAGCAGACATAAGGGCCTTTCTCTCGGGGCGGTGGACTACGTCTGTAAACCCTACGATGCTTTAGAGCTTAGGCTTCGGATTGAGTCTCATCTTCGGTTGAAGGTGGCCAGGGAGTCTCTGGAGACGAAAAACGATATGTTGGAGCAGGAGGTTCTCAAGCGAACCGAGGATCTTCGCTACGCCATGGAAAGGCTTGAGACCAGCGAGGAGGAGTTTAGATCTCTGGCGGAGGGCCTTCCTGACGTGGTATTTCGTGTCGGCAGTGACGAGCGATTCCGCTATGTATCCGGTGCCCTGCGGTCTTTTATGGGGAGAGAGCCTAGCGATCTGATAGGTAAGACCATGGAGGAGTCGGGTTTTGCCGATCTCTTTCCCGGTTCCGACCTAGATTCGTTAAAATCCATCTTGAGGTCGGGAGAGAAGGTCTACTTTGAGTCTCCTGTCAGAATAGGCGACCAGTTTAAAGGAGTGGCGGAGATAAGGGTGGTGCCGGAACGGGAAGGCAGTTCGGTGGTATCGGCTCTAGGAATAGTCCGAGATATCTCCCACCAAAGGGCGGTGGAGGAAAGGTACAGTCGACTTTTCTCCATGATGAAAGACGGTCTGGTTCTCGTCGAACTTGATCCATACGAAAGGTTTAAAATTCTAGACTGTAATACCTCATTTTACTCTATGATGTCTCACTCCAAGCCTCTGATAGGTCGACTCCTAAGCGATTTGCTGCCTTCTACATCTCAGCTTTGGACAGGGGCGATAGAAAAAGTAGTGGCCTCTGGTGGGGCGGTCACCGTAGAGGGACACTGTGGCGAGATGGGGCTTATTCTGGAGACGGTTATCTATCTAGCTGGTCCCGATACCTGTGTGTGTATAGTTAGGGATGTCACGGAGCAAAGAGAGGCCCAGGAGAGACTAACCTCTCAGGGAGAGTTTCTAGGCTCTTTGGTGGAGAATATGCCTGTAGGGGTTTTCGCCAAGGATATGTCCGCTGGTGGAATATACGTCATATGGAACTCCAGGATGGCCGATATAACCGGCATCGATTGCGAGCAGGCTCTTGGTGCTAGCGAATCGGATGTTTTCGATAAAGAGGTGTCGGAAAAACTGCTTGAGGACGGTAATTTAACCTTCAAAAAGGGATATCCTCTCATGTTTGAATACGATCGATTCTTCACCGGTAGAACTGCTAGGGGAGAGTGTCATTTAAAGGTCGTCAGGGTCCCTATCTTCAGCGAGGACGGTTCTCCATCGGTTTTGCTTGGGATGGTGGAGGACGTTACAGGGCTAATAGTGGCCAACGAGAGGCTGGAGGAGTCGTTGAAGGACAAGGATATGCTGATTCAGGAGGTCCATCACAGGGTAAAAAACAACCTCCAGGTGATGGCTAGTCTTATAAGCCTCCAGGCTTCAAGGGCCTCCGATCCATCCCTGGTGGAGGTCCTTCAGGATAGCCGGTCGAGGATAATGGCCATGGCCTACGTCCACGAGTTGCTTTACAGAAATACCCATTTTTCAAGCCTAAAGATAGCCGATTATTTGAGTGAGCTTTCCAGTGCCCTGTCCTCCACCTATAGTTTAGGCAGAGATATCGGGATATCTTTGAACGCAGACGATACTGGGTTGTCGGTGGATAAGGCGGTGCCCTGTGGTCTTATAGTCAACGAACTTGTGACGAATTCGCTCAAACACGGTTTTGTCGGAAGGGATAGTGGAAATATCTCTATCTCCGTTAGGACCGTCGAGGGCAAGGTGATCATGGAGGTTTCCGACGATGGGGTGGGGACTTTGGATAAAATTGGAGATAGGTCCGGTTTAGGTATGACTATAGTCAACGGTTTGGTGAGACAGCTTGGCGCTAGGATGACCGTAGACGATGGCGATGGCCTGAGCTTTAAAATAGAGTTTCCCGCAGAGGTTGAGCTGAGATGA
- the ggt gene encoding gamma-glutamyltransferase, which translates to MSRRSLVFALSVAIAVSATAAFGSPHDPKDVNASKGMVAAASKLAAEAGVEILKKGGNAVDAAVATGLALNVVESNASGIGGGGFMVVRLADTGKVIAIDYREEAPGASTKDMYASEKAKAEKLSVHGPLAVGVPGTLAGYQMALEQYGTMTLAEVIQPAIRLAEEGFELSPTVAKAVENNFESLSKFTPEKANPFLMDGLPLEAGQKVTQPNLAKAFRLLAKDGIGAFYNGPIGQSMVENIQKQGGIMTTNDLQRYNPILRVPAEGTYRGYKIYSMSPPSSGGITLVESLNILENFPLSDWGHNSPKTIHYMTEAFKMAFSDRGNFLGDPSFLNIPFEMLESKKYAKMLADRIDDGKAMQEVPATDPSVDEHWSTTHFSVADAAGNIVAVTQTVNYFFGSCLIDPEYGFVYNNEMDDFSSNPESVNSPEPGKRPLSSMSPTIVLDPDGKPFMSVGTPGAWRIITSVAQIMSNVIDFGMSMDEAIEAPRFTARVLGTKPDALQLESRIPESTVEALKLRGHQVKVRGDYDLYFGGAQGILFDSGKGVLIGGADSRRDGDVVGY; encoded by the coding sequence GTGAGTAGACGTTCATTGGTTTTTGCCCTATCGGTTGCGATAGCGGTGTCGGCGACGGCGGCCTTCGGTTCTCCCCACGATCCTAAGGACGTGAATGCGTCGAAGGGAATGGTGGCGGCGGCGAGCAAGCTGGCCGCTGAGGCGGGGGTTGAGATCCTCAAAAAAGGCGGTAACGCCGTCGATGCGGCTGTCGCGACTGGTCTTGCGCTTAACGTAGTGGAGTCCAACGCTTCCGGTATCGGTGGCGGCGGATTTATGGTGGTCCGACTGGCGGACACCGGCAAGGTTATCGCCATAGATTATCGGGAGGAGGCCCCAGGAGCCTCGACTAAGGACATGTACGCCTCGGAGAAGGCCAAAGCTGAGAAACTCAGCGTCCACGGTCCTCTCGCCGTAGGTGTCCCTGGCACCCTGGCGGGGTACCAGATGGCCCTGGAGCAGTACGGGACCATGACCTTGGCGGAGGTCATTCAGCCTGCGATCCGGCTGGCGGAGGAGGGCTTTGAGCTTTCCCCGACGGTGGCTAAGGCGGTGGAGAATAACTTTGAAAGTCTCTCCAAGTTTACCCCGGAGAAGGCCAACCCTTTCCTAATGGATGGACTTCCTCTGGAGGCAGGCCAGAAGGTCACCCAGCCTAACCTGGCGAAGGCTTTCCGACTTTTGGCTAAAGACGGTATAGGGGCTTTCTACAACGGTCCTATAGGCCAATCTATGGTGGAAAATATCCAGAAACAAGGCGGTATCATGACCACCAATGACCTTCAGAGGTACAATCCAATTCTTCGGGTCCCTGCGGAGGGAACCTACAGAGGCTATAAGATCTATTCTATGAGCCCTCCTTCCTCCGGCGGAATTACCTTGGTCGAATCTCTGAATATTCTGGAGAACTTCCCCCTTTCCGACTGGGGGCATAACTCGCCTAAGACGATTCACTACATGACCGAGGCCTTTAAGATGGCTTTCTCCGATAGAGGCAACTTCTTGGGAGATCCCTCTTTCCTGAACATTCCCTTTGAGATGCTCGAGTCAAAGAAGTACGCCAAAATGTTGGCGGACAGGATAGACGACGGCAAGGCTATGCAGGAGGTTCCCGCTACCGATCCTTCGGTGGATGAGCACTGGTCGACGACCCATTTCTCCGTAGCTGATGCAGCGGGCAATATAGTGGCGGTTACACAGACGGTGAACTACTTCTTTGGATCTTGTCTGATTGACCCTGAATACGGTTTTGTATATAACAATGAGATGGACGATTTCTCCAGCAATCCTGAGAGCGTCAACTCCCCAGAACCCGGCAAGAGGCCTCTTTCGTCAATGAGCCCGACGATCGTTCTCGATCCCGACGGAAAGCCCTTTATGTCCGTGGGAACCCCTGGAGCCTGGAGAATCATCACCTCGGTGGCCCAGATAATGAGCAACGTCATAGATTTCGGCATGTCCATGGACGAAGCCATAGAGGCTCCTCGGTTTACCGCCAGGGTCTTAGGAACTAAGCCCGACGCCCTTCAGCTTGAGTCCCGGATTCCTGAGTCGACCGTGGAGGCCCTTAAGCTGAGAGGCCATCAGGTCAAGGTCCGTGGAGATTACGACCTCTATTTCGGCGGAGCCCAGGGAATTCTCTTTGACTCCGGTAAAGGGGTGCTCATCGGCGGTGCCGACTCTCGCAGGGACGGCGACGTGGTAGGTTACTAG
- a CDS encoding succinylglutamate desuccinylase/aspartoacylase family protein: MKSSRGSVLTAASLCVAVALICFVSARSFLAMRQPDPVAPAQGFERYVLSHWFPALEGSPGDTDVYIQDSGVPGGTVFIMGGTHPNEPSGYMAAIIYLERAKVTKGKLIVMPFANLTAMGHNSPQEASPQYFSLDVDGGTRWFRYGSRATNPVYQWPAPDIYIHAQSGQKLDGGSKSNLNRAYPGVPDDSLTQQVAYGVIQMLNKEKVDLAFDLHEASPEYPVVNAIVAHDRAMELAAMVSMELEMEGIPMRLEPSPVNFRGLSHREWGDHTGAMAILMETGNPSQGRLRGRTDEALALTGKDKAYLKAAALGRLFIPYEGDQTLDLRTARHVASMKMFMDMLGDVKEGGDVEVEGIPSFDDMMERGIGAFLSPVKDDRFDGK; encoded by the coding sequence GTGAAATCATCTAGAGGTTCCGTTTTGACCGCCGCTTCCCTCTGTGTCGCGGTGGCTTTGATATGTTTCGTCTCCGCCCGTAGCTTTCTGGCTATGAGGCAACCGGACCCTGTGGCCCCCGCCCAGGGATTTGAGAGATACGTTTTGTCCCATTGGTTCCCCGCCCTTGAGGGCAGCCCAGGGGACACGGACGTCTATATCCAAGACAGCGGTGTCCCCGGCGGTACGGTGTTTATAATGGGAGGCACTCACCCTAACGAGCCTTCGGGCTATATGGCCGCCATTATCTATCTTGAGAGGGCCAAGGTGACCAAGGGAAAGCTTATAGTCATGCCCTTTGCGAACCTCACCGCTATGGGACATAACTCCCCTCAGGAGGCGTCCCCCCAGTATTTCAGCCTGGACGTAGACGGTGGCACAAGGTGGTTCCGATATGGTTCTAGGGCGACCAATCCGGTTTACCAGTGGCCCGCCCCGGATATCTATATCCATGCCCAGTCGGGACAGAAGCTGGACGGTGGCTCCAAGAGTAACCTAAACAGGGCATATCCAGGGGTTCCCGACGATTCTCTGACACAGCAAGTGGCCTATGGAGTCATTCAGATGCTCAACAAGGAGAAAGTTGATCTGGCTTTCGACCTTCACGAGGCCTCCCCGGAATATCCGGTGGTAAACGCCATCGTGGCCCACGATAGGGCCATGGAGCTGGCGGCCATGGTCTCCATGGAGTTGGAGATGGAGGGTATTCCTATGAGGCTCGAGCCCTCCCCTGTGAACTTCAGAGGGCTTAGCCACAGGGAGTGGGGTGATCATACCGGTGCTATGGCCATACTGATGGAGACAGGCAATCCTAGTCAGGGGCGTCTTAGAGGGAGAACCGACGAGGCCCTTGCCCTGACCGGAAAGGATAAGGCTTATCTCAAAGCGGCGGCATTAGGTCGTTTGTTCATCCCCTACGAGGGGGATCAGACTTTAGACCTGAGGACAGCCAGACACGTGGCATCGATGAAGATGTTTATGGATATGTTAGGTGACGTAAAAGAAGGCGGAGACGTCGAGGTGGAGGGGATCCCTTCCTTTGACGATATGATGGAGAGAGGCATAGGAGCTTTTCTGTCGCCGGTCAAAGACGATCGTTTCGACGGAAAGTAG
- a CDS encoding TRAP transporter large permease subunit: protein MEWFWPEGFYTLLMIGVFAFAAFAWKLPIAVAMAMAAIAGAVAAGDGIPLRHLVEGAFGYVDTILIIATAMIFMKVIQSTGLLDSVAAWVIRKFRGFPVLLSLGIMFIIMVPGMITGSSTAAVLTTGALVAPVLMELGVPMLQTAAAISMGALFGMIAPPISIPAMIIGAGVDIPYVGFGIPLLICTVPLAVICSLWLIYPYVRKTKDEASLEAQLVRMSRTPLSLRLFLPVVVLVVLLGGERLIPLYWPSLGMPLSFLLASASGLLSGVKWNPVEAVTEAVDDALPVMGILMGVGMFIQIMTLTGVRGFVVVSALALPSWTLYLGIAVSMPLFGAVSSFGSASVLGVPFLMALLGQNEIVVASALSLVAALGDLMPPTALAGIFAAQVVGEKNYFKVLRHCALPAVLTAGWGIAVILMAKPIAKLIF, encoded by the coding sequence ATGGAATGGTTCTGGCCGGAGGGTTTTTACACTCTCCTGATGATAGGTGTCTTCGCCTTCGCCGCCTTCGCCTGGAAGCTGCCTATCGCCGTGGCTATGGCGATGGCGGCTATAGCTGGGGCGGTGGCCGCCGGTGACGGCATTCCCCTCAGGCATCTGGTGGAAGGGGCTTTTGGGTACGTCGACACTATACTCATAATAGCCACCGCTATGATCTTTATGAAGGTCATTCAGAGCACCGGCTTGCTCGATTCGGTCGCTGCGTGGGTTATCCGTAAGTTCAGAGGGTTTCCGGTCCTCCTCAGTCTAGGTATTATGTTTATAATAATGGTTCCTGGAATGATCACTGGATCGTCTACAGCTGCGGTGCTCACTACCGGCGCATTGGTCGCTCCGGTTCTGATGGAGCTTGGAGTTCCTATGCTCCAGACCGCCGCCGCTATATCCATGGGAGCTCTCTTTGGGATGATCGCTCCTCCTATAAGCATACCGGCGATGATAATCGGTGCCGGTGTGGATATCCCCTACGTTGGGTTCGGCATCCCTCTGCTCATATGCACCGTGCCTCTGGCGGTGATCTGCTCTCTCTGGCTTATCTATCCTTATGTCAGAAAGACCAAAGACGAGGCGTCCCTTGAGGCCCAGCTGGTCAGGATGAGCAGGACCCCTTTAAGCCTCAGGCTCTTTCTCCCTGTGGTGGTGTTGGTGGTGCTTCTTGGAGGCGAGAGGCTTATACCTCTATATTGGCCTTCTTTAGGCATGCCTCTAAGCTTCCTTTTGGCCTCCGCTTCCGGCCTTCTCTCGGGGGTCAAATGGAATCCCGTGGAGGCCGTCACCGAGGCGGTGGACGATGCCTTGCCGGTTATGGGCATACTTATGGGAGTGGGGATGTTCATACAGATAATGACCCTCACCGGGGTCAGAGGTTTTGTGGTGGTTTCAGCCCTTGCCCTTCCGTCTTGGACCCTCTACCTGGGCATCGCCGTCTCTATGCCCCTTTTTGGAGCGGTATCGTCCTTTGGCTCTGCCTCGGTGCTCGGTGTGCCTTTCCTAATGGCTCTCCTCGGTCAGAACGAGATCGTTGTGGCCTCAGCCCTGAGCCTTGTGGCCGCCTTGGGTGACCTTATGCCACCGACGGCTCTGGCTGGGATCTTTGCGGCACAGGTTGTAGGGGAGAAGAACTACTTTAAAGTGCTTCGCCACTGCGCCCTTCCTGCGGTGCTCACGGCGGGCTGGGGCATCGCGGTCATTCTCATGGCCAAGCCTATAGCTAAGCTGATATTCTAG